A window of the Brassica napus cultivar Da-Ae chromosome C5, Da-Ae, whole genome shotgun sequence genome harbors these coding sequences:
- the LOC106397000 gene encoding inactive glucose-1-phosphate adenylyltransferase small subunit 2, chloroplastic isoform X1 — protein sequence MQIYSSSYSSYSTKLTNLHMIRSSSNHNQERNNYNLKQIFVPNSCPNLSVSNTQQLPLNQSVAAIVFGGGPDSELYPLTKTRSKGAIPIAANYRLIDSVISNCINSDITKIYAITQFNSTSLNSHLTKAYSGFGLGKDRFVEVIAAYQSLEDQGWFQGSADAIRRCLWVFEEFPVTEFLVLPGHHLYRMDYNTLIEDHRRSKADITIVGLSSATDHDSGFGLMEVDSTNLVTKFTINPKKTQQDLISVESRTRSDGTSSCYVPSTGIYVIGREQMVKLLRECLVKAKDMASEIIPGAISHGMKVKAHMFDGYWEDVKSVGAYYRANMESIKSCRFYDKQCPLYTMPRCLPPSSMGEAVITDSIIGDGCILDRCVIRGSVVGMRTRIANEVIIEDSIIVGSNIYEMEEDVRRKGNEKKKEIRIGIGEKSRIRKAIVDKNARIGQNVMVNKQSGYVKLIISFHSFKYLFDSQIINRDNVEESNRESEGYVIREGIIVILRNAVIPDDSII from the exons ATGCAGATCTattcttcttcttactcttcATATTCCACCAAATTAACCAATCTTCATATGATAAGATCGAGTAGCAATCATAACCAAGAGAGAAATAACTATAACTTGAAGCAGATCTTCGTTCCAAACTCATGCCCTAACCTCTCTGTTTCAAACACTCAACAGCTTCCTTTGAACCAAAGTGTTGCTGCCATTGTGTTCGGAGGAGGACCAGACTCTGAGCTTTATCCACTGACCAAAACGAGATCCAAAGGTGCTATTCCCATTGCAGCGAACTACAGACTTATCGATTCAGTCATCAGCAACTGCATCAACAGTGACATCACCAAGATCTACGCAATCACTCAGTTTAACTCAACTTCTCTCAATTCACATCTCACTAAAGCTTACAGTGGATTTGGACTCGGGAAAGACCGGTTCGTTGAAGTCATCGCAGCTTATCAAAGCCTTGAAGATCAAGGATGGTTTCAG GGGTCTGCTGATGCGATTAGAAGGTGCTTGTGGGTATTCGAGGAGTTCCCAGTGACAGAGTTCTTGGTTCTTCCAGGACATCATCTCTATAGAATGGACTACAATACGCTCATAGAAGATCATAGAAGAAGCAAAGCTGATATAACAATTGTTGGGCTAAGCTCTGCTACAGACCATGACTCTGGTTTTGGTTTAATGGAAGTTGATTCCACTAATCTCGTCACTAAGTTCACTATCAATCCCAAGAAAACTCAACAAGATTTAATCTCC GTTGAGAGCAGAACAAGAAGTGATGGAACATCTTCTTGCTATGTTCCAAGCACAGGGATTTACGTGATCGGTCGAGAACAGATGGTGAAGCTTTTGAGAGAATGTTTGGTAAAAGCGAAAGACATGGCCAGTGAGATCATTCCCGGTGCTATCTCTCATGGAATGAAG GTGAAAGCTCATATGTTTGATGGATATTGGGAAGATGTGAAGAGCGTTGGAGCTTACTATAGAGCTAACATGGAGAGTATTAAGAG ttGCAGATTCTACGACAAACAATGTCCTCTTTACACAATGCCTCGGTGTTTGCCTCCAAGCTCCATGGGAGAAGCTGTAATAACCGACAGTATCATCGGAGACGGTTGCATTCTCGAT AGATGTGTCATCAGAGGATCGGTGGTGGGAATGAGGACAAGAATCGCAAATGAAGTGATTATAGAAGATTCAATCATCGTTGGTTCTAACATCTATGAG ATGGAAGAAGACGTGAGAAGAAAAGGgaatgaaaagaagaaagagattcgAATAGGGATTGGTGAAAAGAGTCGAATAAGAAAAGCCATTGTAGATAAAAATGCAAGGATTGGTCAAAACGTTATGGTAAATAAACAATCAGGTTACGTAAAACTAATAATCAGTTTCCATagttttaaatatctttttgaTTCACAGATTATCAATAGAGACAATGTTGAAGAAAGTAACAGAGAATCTGAAGGATATGTTATAAGAGAAGGAATCATTGTCATACTTCGAAACGCAGTCATCCCAGACGACTCCATCATCTAA
- the LOC106397000 gene encoding inactive glucose-1-phosphate adenylyltransferase small subunit 2, chloroplastic isoform X2, giving the protein MQIYSSSYSSYSTKLTNLHMIRSSSNHNQERNNYNLKQIFVPNSCPNLSVSNTQQLPLNQSVAAIVFGGGPDSELYPLTKTRSKGAIPIAANYRLIDSVISNCINSDITKIYAITQFNSTSLNSHLTKAYSGFGLGKDRFVEVIAAYQSLEDQGWFQGSADAIRRCLWVFEEFPVTEFLVLPGHHLYRMDYNTLIEDHRRSKADITIVGLSSATDHDSGFGLMEVDSTNLVTKFTINPKKTQQDLISVESRTRSDGTSSCYVPSTGIYVIGREQMVKLLRECLVKAKDMASEIIPGAISHGMKVKAHMFDGYWEDVKSVGAYYRANMESIKSCRFYDKQCPLYTMPRCLPPSSMGEAVITDSIIGDGCILDRCVIRGSVVGMRTRIANEVIIEDSIIVGSNIYEMEEDVRRKGNEKKKEIRIGIGEKSRIRKAIVDKNARIGQNVMIINRDNVEESNRESEGYVIREGIIVILRNAVIPDDSII; this is encoded by the exons ATGCAGATCTattcttcttcttactcttcATATTCCACCAAATTAACCAATCTTCATATGATAAGATCGAGTAGCAATCATAACCAAGAGAGAAATAACTATAACTTGAAGCAGATCTTCGTTCCAAACTCATGCCCTAACCTCTCTGTTTCAAACACTCAACAGCTTCCTTTGAACCAAAGTGTTGCTGCCATTGTGTTCGGAGGAGGACCAGACTCTGAGCTTTATCCACTGACCAAAACGAGATCCAAAGGTGCTATTCCCATTGCAGCGAACTACAGACTTATCGATTCAGTCATCAGCAACTGCATCAACAGTGACATCACCAAGATCTACGCAATCACTCAGTTTAACTCAACTTCTCTCAATTCACATCTCACTAAAGCTTACAGTGGATTTGGACTCGGGAAAGACCGGTTCGTTGAAGTCATCGCAGCTTATCAAAGCCTTGAAGATCAAGGATGGTTTCAG GGGTCTGCTGATGCGATTAGAAGGTGCTTGTGGGTATTCGAGGAGTTCCCAGTGACAGAGTTCTTGGTTCTTCCAGGACATCATCTCTATAGAATGGACTACAATACGCTCATAGAAGATCATAGAAGAAGCAAAGCTGATATAACAATTGTTGGGCTAAGCTCTGCTACAGACCATGACTCTGGTTTTGGTTTAATGGAAGTTGATTCCACTAATCTCGTCACTAAGTTCACTATCAATCCCAAGAAAACTCAACAAGATTTAATCTCC GTTGAGAGCAGAACAAGAAGTGATGGAACATCTTCTTGCTATGTTCCAAGCACAGGGATTTACGTGATCGGTCGAGAACAGATGGTGAAGCTTTTGAGAGAATGTTTGGTAAAAGCGAAAGACATGGCCAGTGAGATCATTCCCGGTGCTATCTCTCATGGAATGAAG GTGAAAGCTCATATGTTTGATGGATATTGGGAAGATGTGAAGAGCGTTGGAGCTTACTATAGAGCTAACATGGAGAGTATTAAGAG ttGCAGATTCTACGACAAACAATGTCCTCTTTACACAATGCCTCGGTGTTTGCCTCCAAGCTCCATGGGAGAAGCTGTAATAACCGACAGTATCATCGGAGACGGTTGCATTCTCGAT AGATGTGTCATCAGAGGATCGGTGGTGGGAATGAGGACAAGAATCGCAAATGAAGTGATTATAGAAGATTCAATCATCGTTGGTTCTAACATCTATGAG ATGGAAGAAGACGTGAGAAGAAAAGGgaatgaaaagaagaaagagattcgAATAGGGATTGGTGAAAAGAGTCGAATAAGAAAAGCCATTGTAGATAAAAATGCAAGGATTGGTCAAAACGTTATG ATTATCAATAGAGACAATGTTGAAGAAAGTAACAGAGAATCTGAAGGATATGTTATAAGAGAAGGAATCATTGTCATACTTCGAAACGCAGTCATCCCAGACGACTCCATCATCTAA
- the LOC106398216 gene encoding B3 domain-containing protein At2g24670: MTSKEEVPEDVLECANLLMALNCSKPTAEEYKKIQLWKNIANAMELTIIPKTEDCKVSRCLDVGTKSKMPYWLDKFIRDNIGVGPKMIIEKSLTATDLNPNNGRLSMPPSQIVDEDFVTEVEKTIKEKGLSGKGLDATIIDCKLRRWEVNLRIWDMSGRPIYNLLTGWNQVVKDINLQEKDNIRLWSFHSNGKLYFALILLPPSTDSGKPKP; encoded by the coding sequence ATGACGAGCAAAGAAGAGGTACCTGAAGACGTTTTGGAGTGTGCAAATTTATTAATGGCTTTGAATTGTTCAAAGCCAACCGCGGAAGAATATAAGAAGATTCAACTATGGAAAAATATTGCTAATGCTATGGAGTTAACGATTATTCCTAAAACTGAAGACTGCAAGGTTAGTCGTTGTTTGGACGTGGGAACGAAATCGAAGATGCCGTATTGGCTGGATAAGTTTATAAGAGACAATATCGGAGTCGGACCAAAGATGATCATAGAGAAGAGTCTGACTGCTACTGATCTCAATCCAAATAACGGACGTCTCTCAATGCCACCTAGTCAAATCGTTGATGAAGATTTCGTGACTGAAGTAGAGAAAACGATCAAAGAAAAGGGGCTTAGCGGGAAAGGCTTAGACGCAACTATTATTGATTGCAAGCTGCGTAGATGGGAGGTGAATCTGAGGATATGGGACATGAGCGGTCGTCCTATTTATAATTTGCTTACAGGGTGGAATCAAGTGGTCAAAGATATAAACCTTCAAGAAAAAGATAACATTCGCCTCTGGTCTTTTCACTCTAATGGCAAACTCTATTTTGCTCTCATCCTTCTTCCGCCATCCACTGATTCAGGCAAACCTAAACCGTGA
- the LOC106396999 gene encoding pentatricopeptide repeat-containing protein At1g05600, with product MSVRWPRVLTPTLLSQILKKQKSPVTALRLFDQAKERFPSYNGHNGYVYAAMITILGKSNHHIPEMKYVIETMKEDSCECKDTVFASAIKTFSNAGRLDDAVSLFKSLHEFNCVNWTLSFDTLMHEMVREEKLEAACGLFREYCYGWEVSSRINALNLLMKVLCEANRSDLASHVFQEMNYQGCYPDRESYRVLMRGFCQEGKLHDATHLLYSMFWRISQKGSGEDVVVYRMLLDALCDAGEVEEAVEILGKVLRKGLKAPKRCYHRIEAGHWEGTSESRERVKRLLTEALIRGAIPSLESYTAMATDLFEEGKVVEGGEVLLAMRRRGFEPTPFIYSAKVKALCKAGKVEEAVSVINKEMMEGRCLPTVAVYNVLIRGLCDEGKSMEAAGYLKEMTKHVSCVANEETYQTLVDGLCGDGKFVEASQVMEEMLIKNFFPGVETYSVLIKGLCGMERRYEAVMWLEEMVSQDMVPESSVWKALAVSVCFGAVDVVETIEQMLNHTPPY from the coding sequence ATGAGCGTTAGATGGCCAAGAGTGTTAACCCCAACGCTTCTTTCCCAAATCCTAAAGAAGCAAAAGAGCCCCGTCACAGCTCTCCGTCTCTTCGACCAAGCGAAAGAGCGGTTCCCTAGCTACAACGGCCACAACGGGTACGTCTACGCCGCCATGATCACCATCCTCGGCAAATCCAATCATCACATTCCTGAAATGAAGTATGTCATAGAGACGATGAAGGAAGACTCTTGCGAGTGTAAAGATACAGTCTTTGCATCGGCTATTAAAACATTCTCAAACGCTGGGAGGCTAGACGACGCCGTTTCGCTCTTCAAGAGCCTCCACGAGTTCAACTGCGTGAACTGGACTCTTTCCTTTGATACTCTTATGCACGAGATGGTTAGAGAAGAGAAGCTCGAAGCCGCTTGTGGCTTATTCAGAGAGTATTGTTACGGGTGGGAGGTGAGTTCGAGAATCAATGCATTGAATCTGCTTATGAAGGTTCTCTGCGAGGCCAACCGCTCTGACCTTGCTTCTCACGTCTTCCAAGAGATGAACTACCAGGGATGTTACCCGGACAGGGAGAGCTACAGGGTTCTGATGAGAGGGTTTTGTCAAGAAGGGAAGCTTCACGACGCCACGCATCTGCTGTACTCCATGTTCTGGAGGATCTCTCAGAAAGGCTCCGGCGAGGACGTTGTGGTTTACAGGATGTTGTTGGACGCGTTGTGTGACGCTGGGGAGGTCGAGGAGGCTGTTGAGATTCTCGGTAAGGTTCTGAGGAAAGGACTAAAAGCTCCGAAGAGATGTTACCATCGTATAGAAGCTGGACACTGGGAAGGTACCAGTGAAAGTAGAGAACGAGTGAAACGTTTGTTAACAGAGGCTTTGATCAGAGGAGCTATTCCCAGTTTGGAGAGCTATACCGCCATGGCTACCGATCTTTTCGAGGAAGGGAAGGTTGTTGAAGGTGGAGAAGTGCTTCTCGCGATGCGGAGGAGAGGCTTTGAGCCGACGCCTTTCATCTATAGCGCCAAGGTTAAGGCACTGTGTAAAGCTGGGAAGGTTGAAGAAGCGGTTTCTGTTATCAACAAGGAGATGATGGAAGGTCGTTGCCTACCAACGGTTGCGGTGTACAACGTTCTTATAAGAGGCTTGTGCGACGAGGGAAAATCAATGGAAGCTGCTGGATATCTCAAAGAGATGACTAAGCATGTTTCTTGCGTAGCGAATGAAGAAACGTATCAAACTCTGGTGGATGGTTTGTGTGGGGATGGCAAGTTTGTGGAAGCGAGTCAGGTCATGGAAGAGATGTTGATTAAAAATTTCTTCCCTGGTGTTGAAACTTACAGTGTGTTGATCAAAGGTCTTTGTGGTATGGAGCGGCGGTATGAAGCTGTGATGTGGTTGGAAGAAATGGTTAGTCAGGATATGGTGCCTGAATCTTCTGTGTGGAAAGCTTTGGCTGTGTCTGTTTGCTTTGGGGCTGTTGATGTTGTTGAGACAATTGAGCAAATGTTAAATCATACTCCTCCGTATTAA